TATCCGGAAATACCACCCAGAGTTGAATATTCAATAACTGAATTTGGAGAGACTTTGGTCCCTATTATTCAGGCACTCTGTACATGGGGTGCAAAATATCTTGGAACTGAGTGTCTCGCACAAAATGAATAATCCTGAATATAACAAAATACATTTTTTTTTCAAACAGGAAAACCCATCTAGGATCGAGGCAAATCGTACCTCAAACAAAAGGTTCTGACAACATGATCTCTACAAAAATTACATTAGCCATTTTCATCAGCATTGTTCTGATGAGTTTGATTGGTATCTCGTATGCAGAAAACAAGACAATGAATGCAACCAACATATCTGATTCAAAAAACATCTCACAAAATTTGACAGAGCATGCAAATACGAATCAGACAAGTGTAAACAAAACAAATACCACAAAAAATCTGGATAACTCTGAATCAACGGGTGGAATCAAAAATTTCATGAAGAATTTTAAATATCAGTCAAGCGTTTGAACCTCCTTTCTGATTTCTATTACACCAGATACCAGGATTCAACTTTTTTCAGGCTCATTTCTGCGGGTTAAATTTTAGTTACTATCATTATTCATATTATAAAAGAATTCAAAATCGTATTCAATTTTTGAAAGAAGAGTAAATCATCAACATTTTCGGGTTCACTCCATTAGTCCCGAAAGTCAGAAACCATTAATGCAGGAATAAACCTGCGGATGGAAAAAAGACTCAACATAATGAATTAATTGACCATGTGAAAGATGAACTATCACATGTCCATGCAGATATTGAACATGTGCAGCGTGATATTGAAGCCCACATTTGCCATCTGAAAAACCGGGATGAACATTTGCATCATCTCATGAATGAGGCAGATACAAAAACCGTCTCACCTTCATGCTAGGGCAATTTATAGTAAGAAAAATAACTTCATTGCCTGATGGCACTTTTAACTTACTATAAATCAATTATTTACTTAATTTATCTGATATTATTTGAATGAATTTAATATTGGCATACATATATTTGAGGAGATATCAGTTTCCTTAATGTCTAAATTTACATATTTCATTAAATCCCATATGAATCAGAAAAGATCTAATGGAATTATATGTGTTACTATTCAGGCATAGGCCTTCTGTACATCTAAACCTTGGATTTCCATAGTTTCAGGGGTACGGATTTGGCCCGGCAACCATGGCTCTCCCATTGATGCCAAAATAAGTCCATCAATAATTGACACCCTTTGCTTTTTCATCGTAGTGATGTAACTTCGATGTTTGCAAAACGTATCTGTCCCTTTGTTACTTCTGAAAGCACCTGAGATTTTCATTTTAAGTTTGGCCATTCTGATATCCCGCTTTGCTTGATAATTGTCAAATGGAACCAAAGGATCATATAAAAACCGTAGAATATCATCCTGATGCTTATTTAATCGATCAAGAAGATTAAGTGCAGTAACCTGCTTTTTTTCTCCCTCGAGTCTTTTTTTCCGGTATAGGGAGAGGTGGATTTTCTGCAAAACCCTCTGCAACTATTACTGTTACTAGTCATCAAATGTAGATTTCTACCCTTAAATCTGAAGATCCTTCAGTCCAATTTTCATAAGGATAATCCCAGTAATTTTACGTTTATAGTTCCCCAAGGAGATTTCGTTCCGCCTTATTATTGGTACACTCTAGCGAGGGATTATTAACGAAAATATTGAGTTATCTCGTTCATTGAGATTTTTTCGAACGAATTTTTACCATTTCATCCATTTAAAATTCCGGTTTAATGGGCCTGTTACATGTCGTTTATAGAATATATTGTCTGTCTGAATTATCGCAAAAAGAATGGCATATCACGGACTTTTTTCAGATTTAGATCTGCGTGTAACAGCCACTTACCTTCCTTCAGATTCGGCTAGGATGAAGTACCGGATTTTTAATTAAATCTCTTCTCATTAGTTCACCATCCAATATGCTTTGGGAAGTAGGGAAGTATTAGTATCAGAAATAGGAATGGATGAATCATATTCCTGAGCCTTTGAACATACCACCTCCATATACCCATTAAAACACTGGTTAAGATTTTCAACTGATATTTTTCCCCAGGCATGATATATCAGAGTCCTTCTGATTATTGCCAGTAAACTCTTTTCATCAACTGGCTTTGTCAGATATCCACACGGCACATAGTTCGCTTTTTTAACTAGTGCTTCATCAGAATATGGAGTCATTAAAATAATGGGAAGATACACCCGGGATAGGATTTTTCTTGTCGCAGTAATTCCATCCATATATCCCTTCAGCCAGATATCCATCAGGATGAGATCTGGATGCTTTTTTTCGGTCATAGAGATAGCATTCATGCCTGTTGATGCAATTCCGGCAACTGTGTAACCAGATGAGGTGAGAATTTTCTTCAGGGAATATGCGACGTAATCATTATTCTCAACAATTAGGATTTTTTCGCGTGACATTTCTTTTACCTCCGTAGATGAATATTCCATACAATGAACTATCCTGCCGTTATTCTCCCGAATTTTTAAATTTGTCCCTTTCGGAAACGAATATTCCATTCACTCTCCTGAATTAAATCGTAACATTAAATTCTTCTGATTGTTTTCTACTTGCGTACTGAGCGAATATTTTCGATGAAAATAGATCTAAAATAAAAATATATATATTATTGTTCGAATCTCAAAATTTGAAACAAAAAAGGAGATGAGAAAAACCGAATATTTGATGCAGGTATTGTAACGAACTAATCACACCAAACCTATTGGAAGCCTGCCAGAACCTCTATCCCCGGAAGTGTCTTTCCAGAAAGGAACTGGAGGGAGGCTCCCCCACCGGTAGACACATGCGTCATATGATCCGTAAGACCGAACTGGGTTACGGCCTCTGCTGTTGATCCTCCACCAATTACGGTTGTAGCATCGAGGTCTGCAAGGACCGTAGCAATGGATTTTGTCCCGTTGGAAAACTGAGGAATCTCGAATACCCCCATTGGTCCATTCCAAGCCACTGTTTTACATTTTTTAAGTTCATTTGTGAACTCCTTAATAGTTAGGGGTCCGATATCCACGATCATTTGATTACCAGGGATATCATCTACGCTCACCACCTGGACAGTCGCACTGCTCTCTAGTTTTTCGGCTACAATCAAGTCTTTGGGAAGAAAGATTTTCACATCAAGGGTTTCTGCTTTTTGTTGAATCTTCTTGACCATTTCCATCTTGTTCCTTTCTACCGGAGAGACTCCAACGCCATAGCCCTCTCCTTCCAAAAATGTAGCACCCATTCCTCCCCCAATAAGGACAATATCAACTTTTGATATGATATTTTCCAGAATCCCAATTTTGTCCGCCACCTTTGCTCCCCCCATAATAGCAGCAAAAGGCCGTAAAGGATTCTCAAACAGACTGCTCAATTGCTCGATCTCCTTTTCCATGAGGAGACCGGCTACACAGGGAAGATACTCTGCCAGTCCTACTATCGATGCATGAGCCCGGTGGCTTGCTCCAAAAGCATCGTTGACATAGATATCAGCGAGAAGAGATAGATCATGGGAAAAACCTGGATCGTTCGTCTCTTCACCCGGATAGAACCTCAGGTTCTCCAAGAGAACAATCTCCCCATTCTGCATTTCAGAGACGATGTGCTCAACCCCAGCTCCTATTGATTCCATAAGTGGTTTGACCTGCTTATGTAGGATCTCAGATAATCGCCGGGCTACCGGTTTCAGTCGCAAATGTTCATCCACCTTTCCATGAGGTCTGCCTAGATGGGAGCAGAGGATGACTCTGGCTTTGTGTTGAATAAGGTACATGATCGTAGGAAGACAGGCCCGGATTCTGGTATCGTCTTCGATAACCCCGTTTAGATCCATGGGCACATTGAAATCAACCCTCACCAGTACTCGTTTTCCGCTTACCTCTTCATCCCGGATTGTCTTTTTCTGCATGGTTCCTCTCTTTTTCCACCTGGATTCTTTGGTGAAACATGCTGCTTTCTTGGAAAAAACTACCTTATTATTTCAAAAAATAGAATTCAACACGGTTATATTACGACATCAGGTACCACGTCCCTTAAGATTTACCCAGTATATGAAAATGAAAATGCAGGAGATGTTCATGAAAAAACAAACGCCCTCAAAATCATGTATAAAGTTCCTTTCGATCATTCTGTCACGATATCGAAACAAGGATCTATTCAATTCGGGAGTTGTCATCAGATGAAAACCATTGGAGTCTTGACCGGAGGAGGAGATTGTCCCGGGATGAATGCAGTTATCCGGGCAGTGCTACGAGGGGGAATAAAATATGACTTTGAAACTCTCGGGATCCGAAATGGATGGCAGGGCCTTATCGATTGGGATATCCAGCCACTTGATGATTCTTCGGTAGCTGGGATTCTATCCAAGGGCGGAACGATCCTTGGCACATCCCGCACAAACCCGTTGAAAAATACCTCTGATTTTGAGAAGATAAAAACGAACATAAAAAAATACGAACTTTTTGCGTTGATTGTCGTTGGTGGTAACGGGACTCTTTCAGCTGCCCGTGATGTAGCGAAGCAGGGAATTCCTCTGGTAGGCGTTCCCAAAACTATCGATAATGACATTTGTGGAACTGATGTGACATTTGGCTTTGATACTGCAATAACGACTATCACTGATGCAATCGACCATCTCCGCACCACCGCTGAGTCACACCATCGAATCATGGTTGTTGAGATAATGGGTCGAAACGCCGGATGGCTTGCGGTCATGGCAGGTATGGCCGGGGGAGCTGACGAGATTCTGATCCCTGAAGTGCATTTTACCCTCGATGAGGTCTGTACAAAATTACAGAACAGATACGAGGCCGGAAAAAGATTTTCTCTGGTGGTGATTTCAGAAGGTGTTCATCTGCAGGATCTCGGTTTGTTATCTGCCCCTATTGAGCGTGATGATAATGATCACGAAAAATTCGTAGGAGTGGGGAATATTTTAGGGAAAGAACTGGAATCCCGTCTGGGTATCGAGACAAGAGTAACGATACTTGGGTATGTTCAGCGGGGTGGATCGCCAACAGCAAATGATCGGATTCTTGCTACGCGATTTGGTGTTGGGGCTGTTGAACTGGTACATGCTGAAGACTTCGGGAAGATGGTTGCGCTGCAGGGAAACCATATCATCAACATCCCTCTGGAAAAAGCAGTGAACCAACTGAAAACCGTGGACAATGATACCTATAACCTGGCTATGACAGTAATCGATGGGAGGAACTAATAAGAGGAATGTAATTTTAAAAGAGGTTTGGAATGTGCATAAAAAACACGTATACTCGATTTGCATGATTATCAAACCTGAAACGTCGGAATATTGTATATAGGAAGCATCATGAATAATTGTCCGGGCAGCATGGCGAAAGAACATAATCTTTTTCCGCAAATTCCAGAACAGATTGGAGGGATAGGAGAACTTGCCTATAATCTCTGGTGGGGTTGGCATCCTTCTGCAAGGATGCTGTACAAAACACTCAGCCGACCTGAATGGAAAGAAAGTGTACATAATCCGGTAAAATTGCTCAGGGAACTTCCTGTGGAGGTTTTCCTGGCAGCCGCAAACGATCCGGAGTATACCAGTCACTATTCAGCCATAATGGACCGGTTTCGATCTGATATGGAAGAGAATGGGGGATGGTTCTCTACACAGTACACTAGTTCCTGTTGCCTCCCGATTGCTTTTTTTTCAGCAGAATATGGGTTACATCGGTCTTTACCATTCTATGCAGGCGGGCTCGGATTCTTGGCAGGTGATTACCTCAAAGAATGCAGCGATCTCAATATCCCGCTGGTCGGAGTTGGATTCATGTACCCGGAAGGTTACATCCTCCAGAGGATCCGCGAGGACGGATGGCAACTGAATTTCGATGATATTCTCGACCGGGATAGTGCTCCGATCACCAGGGTCCTTGACAAAGATGGGAAGCAACTGATCATTGAAGTACCGTTCATCCAACCTCCGATCCATGTAGCAGTCTGGAAGGTGATGGTCGGTCGTATTCCACTCTACCTGATGGACACTGATATCAGTGAGAATGACCCATGGAACCGGTCAATATCATCCCACCTCTATTCCGGGGACAGTGAACAACGACTGCGACAGGAGATTGTGCTGGGAATCGGTGGAACTGCAATGTTGAATGTTCTCGGAATCCGGTACTCAATCGCTCACCTCAATGAAGGTCACCCTGCCTTTGTCCTTCTGGAACGAATCCGGGAAAAAGTTGCAGAAAATATGAGTTATTCTGAAGCATCTGAGTATGTCAGGAACACAACGATATTTACAACCCATACACCAGTACCGGCAGGTACAGATATCTTTTCCTATCCACTAATGGAGAAATACTTTAATGGGTATTATTCTCTTCTCGGCCTTGACCGTGAAACCTTTTTCAAACTCGGAATCCATCCGGAAAAGCCTGAATCAGGCTTTAACATGACAGCCTTTGCACTCAGACTTTCCCGATATCACAATGCCGTCAGCAAACGCCATGGTGAGGTCTCCCGCCACATGTGGAAGAGCCTCTGGCCAGATACTCCTGAAACAGAAGTTCCAATCAGGTACATCACTAATGGTATCCATGTCCCTACCTGGATAGAACCGAAGATGGAACAATTGCTTGACCGGTACCTGGGTAAGGACTGGAAGATGCATCACGATGAACCATCCCGGTGGGATCTCATTGACACGATCCCAGATGAGGTACTCTGGCAGACCCATTACTGGCTAAAAGTGAAGCTTCTCAACAGGATCTGCGAAAATGTTCGTACAGAATGGGCAAATCGTGAGATTAGTTCATCTGTGGTTATGGCAGAAGGCATACTACTTGACCCGTCATATTTAACTCTCGGATTTTCTCGCAGATTTGCCTCTTACAAACGTGCAGATCTCATTTTTACTAATCTTGAGCGTCTGAAAGATCTCATTAATGATCGCTGGAAGCCAATTCAGATCATATTTGCCGGCAAAGCACACCCTAATGATGACCAAGGGAAACAAATCCTGCAAAGGGTTTTTAATTATGCCAGAAATTCCGATATGGGGGGAAGAATTGCCTTTGTTGAAAATTATGATGAACAACTTGCCCAGTACCTTGTACATGGAGTTGATGTATGGCTGAACAATCCTCTTCCTCCCATGGAGGCCTGTGGGACGAGCGGAATGAAGGCATCATTAAACGGTGTTCCTCATATGAGCATCCCGGATGGTTGGTGGATCGAAGGATATAACGGCAAGAATGGATGGACATTTGGAAAGGAGGTCGGGGAAAACCGGGACAAAGCCGATGCTGAGGCAATGTATGATCTCCTGAAAAACACTATCGTCCCCCTCTATTACGAAGTTGATGGCCAAGGTATTCCTCACGGGTGGGTACACGTCATGAAAGAGGCCATGAAGAGCGTCGGGCCGGTTTTCTCCAGTCGCAGGATGGTGAAAGAATATGTACAAAAATTTTATCTGGAAGCCTTAAATCATGTTCATTAACCAGATGGTTCCATCAATAGGAATCCAAAATTACCAGTCCCAGATGATGGTAAAAGACAGGAACAGTTTGAATAAAAAACTCATAAATGAGGATACGGAGGATAAAAACACCCATGAGGCGCTGTCTCAGGCTTGACCCCTGAAATGATGCTCAGATCGGAGCATTCATGCGACACCTCAACAGGATTATCGATGTGATCAATGTTTCTGATATTCCTAATACTAAATCGGTCGAGTAAGAACTCTGATGTTTCAATAACAGCCGATCTGGAGTTATCAAAAATTTTCCTCATGGATTTATAAATGAGGGGACTCAACGACGGCTACACTGGATGTGGGGGTATCAGCAAACTATGGAAATAAAAAATGATCAGGGCACTATTATGATCGCCATCCCGATCCTGAAGATTCAGTTCCCCGGCTTTTCCCATCTGGAATATTCTGATCTTAAAAAAAGAGATTGTCGCAGAGTGCTTTAAAAAATGTTACTATTCGTCATAGGCCTTCTGTACATCTAAACCTTGGGTTTCCAAAGTTTCAGGGGTAAGGATTTGACCCGGCAACCATGGCTCTCCCATTGATGCCAAAATAAGTCCATCAATAATTGACACCTTTTGCTTTTTCATCGTAGAGATGTACCTTCGAAGTTTGCAAAACGTATCTGTCCCTTTGTTACTTCTGAAAGCATCAGATATTTTCATTTTTAAGTTTGGCCATTCCGATATCCCGCTCGGCTTGATTATTATCAAATGAACCAAAGGATCATATAAAATCCGTAGAATATCATTCTGATGTTTATTTAATCGTTTAAGAAAATTTAGTGCAATAACCTGCTTTTTTCTCCCAGTCTTTTTTCCGGTATAGGGGGAGGTGGCTTTTCTGCAAAACCCTCTGCAACTAGTTTCAGATAGGATTGACGCTATTTTTGAGTTTTTTATCTGGTACTACTAAGTCATCCTGTGATAAAACTCGGCGGCTTTCTTAGGATTCACAAGAAGTGACCTAAGTTTTACGGCCCATTGTTGACCGGTTTATATGCAACAAATGCAGTCAATCTGAACCCATATTGGATTTTCTGTGTGATATAAGGGGGAAACTCTCCTTTATTGAGATTATTACACCGAGGGCAAGTACAGGCATATATCCGATGCGCAATGTTTGAACTTGTATTTCAGGGATTTCCACATCCTGCCGTTCTTCTATAAAAAATTGATCATTCGTTGATAGAATAGAACTGCAGTGTGAGCAGAAATCAGATGTATAATCGATCACATCATCTGGCTCATTTTTCGAGACCAAAGTTTTCCCTGGATGACCAGGTTGCCCTCCGGGTGGTTTTCCTGTCTTTTCACGAGAATTATGGTTTCTTTTGACCTTTTTATTTAATGGATTTTTTGAAGGAGGGATACTACTATTTGAACTGTTGAGGCTTAGACGGTTTTCGAGTTCTTGTACCCGGTGTTGTAAATCAAGGTTGTTTGAAGTAAAGATTGATGATTTCGATAAGGCGAGGATGAGAATCTTCAATAATTCTTTTATCGTCCTCACTTAATTCCATAATTAGATCGTAAATAATACATTATCATTCATATTAATTAGATCTAACGGTAATTATGCCATAATTTTATAAAATGTAGGCCCAAAAAAAGAGAATAATATGGATAGCGTTGAGTAGTTACATTTATGTCATAACTTTCTGAAACACAAACATGGCATCAGGACTTTTAGGATCATCTTTTCTGATAATGTTAAAACCACATTTATTCACATAAAAGTGTACATTTCTCACTAAACATGGTGGTGTTACTGTTGTCCAGGTTTTGGTATGCGGATATTTTTTTTCGATCTCAAGCCAGGCCTTATAGCCGATTCCTTTGTCCAGGCAATTTAAATCAATAAATAACAGGTCTAAAATGTTGTTATTATCATCATTTATAATTACAACTGCACCCCCAATCATCCTCTCCCCCTGATAAAAAACTAAGGGAGTTGCATCTGGTTTTTCTAATATTCCATCTATTGAAGGAATATTTCCGTCATCATCTGCAACGCCAAAATCTTCAGGTAAATCAGGGACAGATGCAGTAAATGTTTCTTCCATGATTCTTTTCGCTTCTTCGAAATTATCAGAGTTCATTGGCAATATAGTTAAATTCTGCAAAATATCTCAAAAACTATATATTTTCGAAGATAAGGCTTTTCTCTCATAAAAAGGAAATCAATTAAAAATTCCATATTATTTCTAAATCAACACACGAAACACCGGACAAAATGAATAAAATGTTAAAGATCATCTGGAAAATGAACCTTAAGCCTGATGACCAGATACAAAAAAAACAAAAAACAATTCTACGAAATTATGAATTTTTTCAGCTCTCCAGCAATACTCTGAATGGAAAGAGTAGATTCATGAATTGCCATCACAATTTTATTCAGACTTGCATTGATCTCTTCTGTTGCGCCAGATGATCCTGCTGCTTCTTTTGCAGTCTCTTTTGCCATCTTTTCAACTTCCATGACATGATTAATAATCCGGCCAACCGATTCTGCCTGCTCCTCAGTGGCCTTTGCCACTAGTACAAGATTCGTATTTGCACTTGTGATGACCCCGGTTATCTCTTTGAATATTCCAAGCATTTCATGAACAGAGACATTACCGGATTGGACCTCTTTAGAAGAAACATCAACAGAATCAGATACAACTAAGGATTTTTCCTGCAATCTTCCGATTATTGTGGTAATATTTTCTGCTGATTTCTGTGACTCAACTGCAAGTGACTTAACCTCTTCAGCAACAACTGCAAAGCCTCTCCCATATTCACCAGCTCTGGCTGCTTCTATCGCTGCATTAAGAGCAAGAAGGTTGGTCTGCTCTGAAATATCTGTAATTAATTCAACAATACTTCCAATCTCATCCATCTGACTGGTAATATCTTTGATAATGCTCGTAGTTGTATCAAATGATTGGATAATTCCCTCCATACCCTTTTCTGCATTTTGTGCGAACGAAACACCTTTTTCAGAAAGGGTAACTGCCTGGTTTGTGTATAAACTGGCCTGATGAGCTTTTCCATCTACATCCCCTACTGTATGAGACAGATCATTCATCACAGCCAAAATTTCAACTATCCCGTTCCCACTAAACTCAGCACATGAACTTACAGATGATGAACTTTCAGCAAGAGAATTCATGGATCTGGCAATCTCATCAACCCGTTTATTACTTTTTTCCATCTGGCTTTCAAGTTTTTCAACTTCGTCCTGAATCCCACCAATGGCCTCAGAGCCTCTCATCCCGATCTGGTTTAAAGTCTCTTTAAAGAGGATAAAATCTCCTTTAACAGGAACATGCTCATCCATCCTGACAGAGTAATGACCCTCTGCATAATGATTTGCAACCCGCATTGCTTCATGTACCGGATTAATAACAGATTCTAAGGATTTATTCAGGTCATGAACAATTATTTTGAAATCTCCAACAAATTTCCCGTCATCTCCCCTGACCGACAGATCACCATCAGATGAACGGATTGCAAGGTCATGAATAACTGATGTCAGATCTTTTATTGTCGTCTGCATATGAACAAGAGACTGACCGAGGACATCTTTCTCTGATGAGGCATGATACG
The Methanospirillum lacunae genome window above contains:
- a CDS encoding DUF6444 domain-containing protein, with translation MRTIKELLKILILALSKSSIFTSNNLDLQHRVQELENRLSLNSSNSSIPPSKNPLNKKVKRNHNSREKTGKPPGGQPGHPGKTLVSKNEPDDVIDYTSDFCSHCSSILSTNDQFFIEERQDVEIPEIQVQTLRIGYMPVLALGVIISIKESFPLISHRKSNMGSD
- the glgP gene encoding alpha-glucan family phosphorylase; its protein translation is MNNCPGSMAKEHNLFPQIPEQIGGIGELAYNLWWGWHPSARMLYKTLSRPEWKESVHNPVKLLRELPVEVFLAAANDPEYTSHYSAIMDRFRSDMEENGGWFSTQYTSSCCLPIAFFSAEYGLHRSLPFYAGGLGFLAGDYLKECSDLNIPLVGVGFMYPEGYILQRIREDGWQLNFDDILDRDSAPITRVLDKDGKQLIIEVPFIQPPIHVAVWKVMVGRIPLYLMDTDISENDPWNRSISSHLYSGDSEQRLRQEIVLGIGGTAMLNVLGIRYSIAHLNEGHPAFVLLERIREKVAENMSYSEASEYVRNTTIFTTHTPVPAGTDIFSYPLMEKYFNGYYSLLGLDRETFFKLGIHPEKPESGFNMTAFALRLSRYHNAVSKRHGEVSRHMWKSLWPDTPETEVPIRYITNGIHVPTWIEPKMEQLLDRYLGKDWKMHHDEPSRWDLIDTIPDEVLWQTHYWLKVKLLNRICENVRTEWANREISSSVVMAEGILLDPSYLTLGFSRRFASYKRADLIFTNLERLKDLINDRWKPIQIIFAGKAHPNDDQGKQILQRVFNYARNSDMGGRIAFVENYDEQLAQYLVHGVDVWLNNPLPPMEACGTSGMKASLNGVPHMSIPDGWWIEGYNGKNGWTFGKEVGENRDKADAEAMYDLLKNTIVPLYYEVDGQGIPHGWVHVMKEAMKSVGPVFSSRRMVKEYVQKFYLEALNHVH
- a CDS encoding phosphoglycerate kinase, with translation MQKKTIRDEEVSGKRVLVRVDFNVPMDLNGVIEDDTRIRACLPTIMYLIQHKARVILCSHLGRPHGKVDEHLRLKPVARRLSEILHKQVKPLMESIGAGVEHIVSEMQNGEIVLLENLRFYPGEETNDPGFSHDLSLLADIYVNDAFGASHRAHASIVGLAEYLPCVAGLLMEKEIEQLSSLFENPLRPFAAIMGGAKVADKIGILENIISKVDIVLIGGGMGATFLEGEGYGVGVSPVERNKMEMVKKIQQKAETLDVKIFLPKDLIVAEKLESSATVQVVSVDDIPGNQMIVDIGPLTIKEFTNELKKCKTVAWNGPMGVFEIPQFSNGTKSIATVLADLDATTVIGGGSTAEAVTQFGLTDHMTHVSTGGGASLQFLSGKTLPGIEVLAGFQ
- a CDS encoding 6-phosphofructokinase, producing the protein MKTIGVLTGGGDCPGMNAVIRAVLRGGIKYDFETLGIRNGWQGLIDWDIQPLDDSSVAGILSKGGTILGTSRTNPLKNTSDFEKIKTNIKKYELFALIVVGGNGTLSAARDVAKQGIPLVGVPKTIDNDICGTDVTFGFDTAITTITDAIDHLRTTAESHHRIMVVEIMGRNAGWLAVMAGMAGGADEILIPEVHFTLDEVCTKLQNRYEAGKRFSLVVISEGVHLQDLGLLSAPIERDDNDHEKFVGVGNILGKELESRLGIETRVTILGYVQRGGSPTANDRILATRFGVGAVELVHAEDFGKMVALQGNHIINIPLEKAVNQLKTVDNDTYNLAMTVIDGRN
- a CDS encoding methyl-accepting chemotaxis protein, whose translation is MNSLIERSHTIQGQILIWGAISLLLVAGVLICLSSFSIYQLVLQESTHELMDSSESYALKVSDSLDKNLQMVTNLANALTGIKNQNLSVSRDLVNSMLRQSLSSSDKVIGMSTGWEPNAFDGADRDFVNKTGHDGTGRFIPYWSKGQTGNIALEPLVDYDTPGAGDYYLVPKNTHNNTLTEPYVYPVQGKDVFMTTVVSPIVVEGKFVGIVTADTPIDYMQSLADQFKGDPLNQTMTIVSNQGIVTGSTNHPELIGKNASDAMLKEIKSGSGLTIVGDQIHLINPVIVGNTDTPWYIIISAPSGVLYNEAYTAMRNQVIIGIILIIIGLILLYYKSRKISYPIVAMTDLSRRLAEGDLTVPIQHTSRDETGKLADAFRELQSSLQQKSAIVEKISAGDLNFTYHASSEKDVLGQSLVHMQTTIKDLTSVIHDLAIRSSDGDLSVRGDDGKFVGDFKIIVHDLNKSLESVINPVHEAMRVANHYAEGHYSVRMDEHVPVKGDFILFKETLNQIGMRGSEAIGGIQDEVEKLESQMEKSNKRVDEIARSMNSLAESSSSVSSCAEFSGNGIVEILAVMNDLSHTVGDVDGKAHQASLYTNQAVTLSEKGVSFAQNAEKGMEGIIQSFDTTTSIIKDITSQMDEIGSIVELITDISEQTNLLALNAAIEAARAGEYGRGFAVVAEEVKSLAVESQKSAENITTIIGRLQEKSLVVSDSVDVSSKEVQSGNVSVHEMLGIFKEITGVITSANTNLVLVAKATEEQAESVGRIINHVMEVEKMAKETAKEAAGSSGATEEINASLNKIVMAIHESTLSIQSIAGELKKFIIS
- a CDS encoding response regulator, whose amino-acid sequence is MSREKILIVENNDYVAYSLKKILTSSGYTVAGIASTGMNAISMTEKKHPDLILMDIWLKGYMDGITATRKILSRVYLPIILMTPYSDEALVKKANYVPCGYLTKPVDEKSLLAIIRRTLIYHAWGKISVENLNQCFNGYMEVVCSKAQEYDSSIPISDTNTSLLPKAYWMVN
- a CDS encoding GNAT family N-acetyltransferase → MQNLTILPMNSDNFEEAKRIMEETFTASVPDLPEDFGVADDDGNIPSIDGILEKPDATPLVFYQGERMIGGAVVIINDDNNNILDLLFIDLNCLDKGIGYKAWLEIEKKYPHTKTWTTVTPPCLVRNVHFYVNKCGFNIIRKDDPKSPDAMFVFQKVMT
- a CDS encoding IS66 family transposase, with translation MQKIHLSLYRKKRLEGEKKQVTALNLLDRLNKHQDDILRFLYDPLVPFDNYQAKRDIRMAKLKMKISGAFRSNKGTDTFCKHRSYITTMKKQRVSIIDGLILASMGEPWLPGQIRTPETMEIQGLDVQKAYA